The genomic DNA CCGCAGTGTTTTTGTGCCTCAAAAGCAAAGACACGCCTTTTTTTGCCAAGATTTTAGCCGGGTTGACGATCGGATATGCCCTCTCACCGATCGATCTGATTCCGGATTTTATTCCTGTGCTCGGTTATCTTGACGACCTTATCATCCTGCCTGCGCTGATCGTCCTGACGATCCGGTGCATTCCGAAAGACACCTTTGATCGGTTTCGAAAAGAAGCCGGGGAGATGTGGAAAAACGGCAAGCCGAAGAAATGGTATTTTGCGATTCCGATTGTCCTCGTTTGGCTGGCGGTTGTCTGGTTGATTCTGCGGGCAATCTTTTTTGCGGGATCGTAATCATATAATGCTGTATTGCCGCAGAGTTTTGTGATATAATGGAAAAAACGGGAAGATGAGCAATAGATTATGCATCAATTTCTTAATATGTAATCAGAACGGAGATGTATAAAAAATGAAACAGCCTGAAACAAAAAAGGAGACCGGTGAATACTTGAACGGTCTCGATTTGCTCGATAAAATCAGCGACATCACCAGGATCGTCGATCCGGTAAAAAAAAGAGTGATCCGATATCATAACAGCGAAATAGACGTCGAAGAAATCCGCTGTTTTGATTTTTGGGGAAAAAATAAGGTATGCGATAACTGCATATCGATGCGGGCGTATCATGAAAATGCCACATATTTCAAAATCGAATATAACAAAGATAAAATTTACATGATCACGGCTGTTCCGCATTCTCTCGACGGCAGAAGAATTGTAATTGAAATTTTAAAGGACATTACGAATAGTTACGTCCTCGATTTTAAAAACGACGCTGTTGTCGATCAGACCATTCATATGCTGATCGATAATATGAACAAGCTTGCTTTCTCCGATTCTCTGACGGGTCTTTATAATCGGCGTTATATCACGGAAAAACTTCCGGTCGATTTGTTAAACACGGCTCTTTCATCCACGCATTTGTCCCTGATCATGGCGGATATCGATCATTTCAAAAAGGTCAATGACGATTACGGTCACGTTGCCGGTGATGATACGCTTCAAAATGCCGCAAGAATATTCACCGGCTGCCTAAAAAGAGAAAGTGATTGGATCGCAAGATACGGCGGCGAAGAGTTTTTGATCTGTATGCCCGGCGCGGATCTTGAAGCGGCAAAAAAAGCGGCGCAGCGCATGCGGCAGGCACTTGAGGATGCGGTCACCGTATTTGAAGAAAAAGAGATACGCGTGACGGCCAGTTTCGGTATTTACAGTCCGGAATCGACCATCAATGAAAGCGTCGAAGAACTTTTAAAACATGCAGATGAGAAATTGTACCAGGCTAAAAGAAACGGGCGAAACAGGGTCGAGTATTAAAGCAGAACTGTTGTCCCTCCGAGGGAGGGCGAAGAGATGAACCTGGTTAGAATTATTCGAGAACAAACAGAACCTTCGGCAGCTTGCATGTGATGTTATTATTATAATCGGAGGCGAAGAAATTGAGACAATACAAAGACCGGGTTTGGGCGGGATTTTTGATCATTTTCTTCTGTTATGCTGCCGCCGCAGGGCTCGGGGCATTCGTCTATTTATATATGAACGGCGATGTATGGTTTAAGCTGCTCGCTGCAGATGCCGCTGCTACACTGTTCGTCTGGGCTGTGAGCCTTGTTTTTCGAAATGCCTCTGTTTATGATCCGTATTGGAGCGTTCAGCCCGTAATCATTTTAGCGCTTTTGCTGCTACAAAAGAACAGTGTGGACACGGGGTCTGTTTTGTTGTTCGCGGTTATTTTATTTTGGGGCGTTCGGTTGACTGCCAACTGGGCTTATACCTTCAAAGGACTGGGTCATCAGGACTGGAGATATAGCCGGATCAAAGAACAAACCGGGAAGTTTTATCAGATAGTCAATTTGATCGGCATTCAATTGATGCCGACGTTTATTGTGTACCTGTGCGTTTTGCCGGCGGTTTATTATATCGTTCAAGAAAGCGTATTCAGCGCGTTTTCGGTAATCGGACTTGCTGTCAGTATATCCGGGACTGTTTTACAGATGACTGCCGACATGCAGATGCACAAGTTTCAAAAAAGCGGCGGGGATCGGACAAAAATCATCCGCACCGGGGTATGGAAACACTCGCGGCATCCTAACTATCTCGGAGAGATCATGATGTGGTGGGGTGTGTATCTGGCGATGCTTCCGGGCCGCACAGAGCTTTGGTATCTGTTTGCCGGAGCGCTTATGAACACCCTGTTGTTTTTGTTCATCAGCATTCCGTTAGCCGAAAAGCATTTGGCAGGATACAAAGTGGGCTATGCAGAATATCAAAAAGAGACCCGTATGCTGCTGCCGCTTCCCAGGAAATCATAAAATTAATACATACTCAATAATTGGAGGAACGTTATAAAAAATTTCCCCGATTTCTGAAAGGTTCGGAAAACCGGGTTCCGTCAAAACAGCAGAATACGCCTGATGTGAAGGGGTATTACTACACTGCTCCGGACGGGAACCAGATGGCGTTTTGGACCTGCCTTGCCGATCGGGTCTCGAAAGAGCACCGGCACGAGCTCGACGAGTATATGATCTGTGTGTCCGGTGAGTACACCGTGGCAATCGACGGGAAAGAGACGGTGCTGCATCCCGGGGACGAAATTTTCATTCCGAGCGGAACCGTGCAGGGCGGCAGTTGTAAAGCCGGCACCAGAACCATCCACGCATTCGGCGGCAGACGGATTATATAAGATATCAAGAAACAAGGAATAATAAGTGCCTGCCGGAAATGTATTAAAGAGGTAATGAAAATGGCTTTTCATGACATTTATCATCGGTTGATCAGCAATTTAGGGCAGATGGATGAAGTGCTGTCAATCGGCAAAAGCGGCGGCGAGAAGCTGCCCCTAGATAATGAGAGCGACATCGACATCTTTATTTTTTGCAGCCGAATTCCCGATGCCGTTAAAAGAAGGAGCGCTGCAGAGAGTTTGGGCAGCGCTGTTTCGGGCTGTAAAATCAGCAATAAAAGCGGCCGATTTTGGGGCGTCTGCGANNNNNNNNNNNNNNNNNNNNNNNNNNNNNNNNNNNNNNNNNNNNNNNNNNNNNNNNNNNNNNNNNNNNNNNNNNNNNNNNNNNNNNNNNNNNNNNNNNNNCCGTCACAGACGGATATCAATGACGTACAGTCATTGGAACTTGAGCGGATTTATGTGGATGCGAAATTTCAAGGCAGAGGGCTCGGACGCGTTTTAATGGAACATGCGATTGAAATCGCGCGGGAGAGAAAGAAATCATACGTCTGGCTCGGTGTTTGGGAGAAAAACGACAAGGCTATCGCTTTTTATCAGAAGAACGGGTTTTATAAAATCGGGACGCATCTTTTTATCATGGGCGACGAGGAACAAATCGACTATATCATGCGGAGAGATTTATAGAAGCGGAGGAAGGGTTTTGACAAAAACACGAAAAATGCTGAGCGACATCGAAGCGCCGTATCTTCAGGCGCTGATGAAGCTCATTGAGACCCAGAGCAAGTCAACGCTCGCCAACTGGGCGATTGATTATTCCGAACGCGTGCTTCTGCCGATTTGGAATAAATATGATCCAAACGATCTGCGTCCGCAATACGCCTTAGATGCCGCCCGCGCCTGGCTGTCCGGAACGATCAAGCTGCCGCAGGCAAAACCGGTAATTTTGGAATGCCATGAGTCCGCTCGTTCAGCCGAAAATAATC from Oscillospiraceae bacterium includes the following:
- a CDS encoding DUF1295 domain-containing protein, which encodes MRQYKDRVWAGFLIIFFCYAAAAGLGAFVYLYMNGDVWFKLLAADAAATLFVWAVSLVFRNASVYDPYWSVQPVIILALLLLQKNSVDTGSVLLFAVILFWGVRLTANWAYTFKGLGHQDWRYSRIKEQTGKFYQIVNLIGIQLMPTFIVYLCVLPAVYYIVQESVFSAFSVIGLAVSISGTVLQMTADMQMHKFQKSGGDRTKIIRTGVWKHSRHPNYLGEIMMWWGVYLAMLPGRTELWYLFAGALMNTLLFLFISIPLAEKHLAGYKVGYAEYQKETRMLLPLPRKS
- a CDS encoding GGDEF domain-containing protein, which gives rise to MKQPETKKETGEYLNGLDLLDKISDITRIVDPVKKRVIRYHNSEIDVEEIRCFDFWGKNKVCDNCISMRAYHENATYFKIEYNKDKIYMITAVPHSLDGRRIVIEILKDITNSYVLDFKNDAVVDQTIHMLIDNMNKLAFSDSLTGLYNRRYITEKLPVDLLNTALSSTHLSLIMADIDHFKKVNDDYGHVAGDDTLQNAARIFTGCLKRESDWIARYGGEEFLICMPGADLEAAKKAAQRMRQALEDAVTVFEEKEIRVTASFGIYSPESTINESVEELLKHADEKLYQAKRNGRNRVEY
- a CDS encoding YkvA family protein translates to AVFLCLKSKDTPFFAKILAGLTIGYALSPIDLIPDFIPVLGYLDDLIILPALIVLTIRCIPKDTFDRFRKEAGEMWKNGKPKKWYFAIPIVLVWLAVVWLILRAIFFAGS
- a CDS encoding cupin domain-containing protein, with protein sequence MEERYKKFPRFLKGSENRVPSKQQNTPDVKGYYYTAPDGNQMAFWTCLADRVSKEHRHELDEYMICVSGEYTVAIDGKETVLHPGDEIFIPSGTVQGGSCKAGTRTIHAFGGRRII
- a CDS encoding GNAT family N-acetyltransferase, producing the protein PSQTDINDVQSLELERIYVDAKFQGRGLGRVLMEHAIEIARERKKSYVWLGVWEKNDKAIAFYQKNGFYKIGTHLFIMGDEEQIDYIMRRDL